From a region of the Agromyces ramosus genome:
- a CDS encoding acyl-CoA carboxylase subunit beta encodes MTEATDGPDLSTTAGKLADLKLRYHEAVTASGEAAIEKQHAKGKMTARERIAELLDPGSFVELDEFVRHRTHAFGMEAKRPYGDAVVTGTGTIHGRQVAVYSQDFTIFGGSLGEVAGEKIIKVMELALKTGVPIIGILDSGGARIQEGVVALGKYGEIFRRNTAASGVIPQISIVCGPAAGGAVYSPALTDFVIMVDKTSQMFVTGPDVIKTVTGEDVGMEELGGALTHNTVSGVAHYLASDESDALDYARTLISFLPDNNMTDAPVYDAEVELEITDDDRRLNTVIPDSPNQPYDMHSVIEGIVDHGDFLEVQPLFAPNIVVGFARVEGRSVGIIANQPSQMAGTLNIAAGEKASRFVRFCDAFSIPILTLVDVPGYLPGTEQEWTGVIRRGAKLLYAYAEATVPLVTIITRKAYGGAYIVMGSKQLGADINLAWPTAEIAVMGGQGAVNILYRAEIKAAELAGEDVAAVRTRLANEYTYNVASPFLAAERGELDGVIEPAATRVSVVKALRALRTKRASLPPKKHGNIPL; translated from the coding sequence GTGACCGAAGCGACTGACGGCCCCGACCTCTCCACGACCGCCGGCAAGCTCGCCGACCTCAAGCTGCGCTACCACGAAGCCGTGACCGCGAGCGGTGAGGCGGCGATCGAGAAGCAGCATGCCAAGGGCAAGATGACCGCCCGCGAGCGCATCGCCGAGCTCCTCGACCCCGGCTCGTTCGTCGAGCTCGATGAATTCGTGCGGCACCGCACCCACGCGTTCGGCATGGAGGCGAAGCGGCCCTACGGCGACGCCGTGGTCACCGGCACGGGCACGATCCACGGCCGGCAGGTCGCCGTGTACTCGCAGGACTTCACGATCTTCGGCGGCTCGCTCGGTGAGGTCGCCGGCGAGAAGATCATCAAGGTCATGGAGCTCGCGCTGAAGACGGGCGTGCCGATCATCGGCATCCTCGACTCGGGCGGCGCCCGGATCCAGGAGGGCGTCGTCGCCCTCGGCAAGTACGGCGAGATCTTCCGGCGCAACACCGCGGCCTCGGGGGTCATCCCGCAGATCTCGATCGTGTGCGGTCCCGCCGCCGGCGGTGCCGTGTACTCGCCCGCGCTCACCGACTTCGTGATCATGGTCGACAAGACCAGCCAGATGTTCGTCACCGGACCCGACGTCATCAAGACCGTCACCGGCGAAGACGTCGGCATGGAGGAGCTCGGCGGCGCGCTCACCCACAACACCGTCTCCGGTGTGGCGCACTACCTCGCGAGCGACGAGTCCGACGCGCTCGACTACGCCCGCACCCTCATCTCGTTCCTTCCCGATAACAACATGACGGATGCCCCGGTGTACGACGCCGAGGTCGAACTCGAGATCACCGACGACGACCGGCGGCTCAACACCGTCATCCCCGATTCGCCGAACCAGCCGTACGACATGCACTCGGTCATCGAGGGCATCGTCGACCACGGCGACTTCCTCGAGGTGCAGCCGCTGTTCGCGCCGAACATCGTCGTCGGCTTCGCTCGCGTCGAAGGACGCTCGGTCGGCATCATCGCGAACCAGCCGAGCCAGATGGCCGGCACCCTCAACATCGCCGCGGGCGAGAAGGCCTCGCGATTCGTGCGATTCTGCGACGCGTTCTCGATCCCGATCCTCACGCTCGTCGACGTGCCCGGTTACCTGCCCGGCACCGAGCAGGAGTGGACCGGAGTCATCCGCCGCGGTGCGAAGCTGCTCTACGCCTATGCCGAGGCCACCGTGCCGCTCGTCACGATCATCACGCGCAAGGCCTACGGCGGCGCGTACATCGTCATGGGCTCGAAGCAGCTCGGTGCCGACATCAACCTCGCCTGGCCGACCGCCGAGATCGCCGTCATGGGCGGGCAGGGTGCGGTGAACATCCTCTACCGCGCCGAGATCAAGGCCGCCGAGCTCGCCGGCGAGGATGTCGCGGCCGTGCGGACGAGACTCGCCAACGAATACACCTACAACGTGGCATCCCCCTTCCTGGCTGCCGAGCGCGGTGAGCTCGACGGCGTCATCGAACCCGCGGCGACCCGCGTCTCGGTCGTCAAGGCGCTCCGGGCGCTCCGCACCAAGCGGGCGAGCCTGCCGCCGAAGAAGCACGGGAACATCCCCCTCTAG
- a CDS encoding biotin--[acetyl-CoA-carboxylase] ligase yields MQWERSREAVPRFEFLAEAGSTNDELREAASGSDASTWPHGAVIVTDNQTRGRGRLGRTWLAPTGKTLAISLLLRPELAGGRRFPADAYGWIPLIAGAAMTEAVRRAVDAAASDDHDRDEDDVTGGLDVELKWPNDVLISGYKVCGILSELLPDSGAVVVGAGLNLTLDEHDLPTLTSTSLLLATGRQPDADAVLADYLAGFLDLMRRFVEADADAVASGIADRVSAVCGTLGSEVRVELPGDRELLGLAERLDRDGRLVVRDRENGEPQSVAAGDVTHLRY; encoded by the coding sequence ATGCAGTGGGAGCGATCGCGAGAGGCCGTGCCGCGGTTCGAGTTCCTCGCCGAGGCCGGTTCGACGAATGACGAGCTTCGCGAGGCCGCGAGCGGGTCCGATGCCTCAACCTGGCCGCACGGCGCCGTGATCGTCACCGACAACCAGACGAGGGGACGCGGCCGGCTCGGGCGTACCTGGCTCGCGCCCACGGGCAAGACCCTCGCGATCTCGCTGCTGCTCCGGCCGGAGCTCGCGGGAGGCCGGCGCTTCCCGGCCGACGCGTACGGGTGGATCCCGCTGATCGCCGGCGCCGCCATGACCGAGGCGGTCCGCCGGGCGGTCGACGCCGCGGCATCCGACGACCACGACCGAGACGAGGACGACGTCACGGGCGGGCTCGACGTCGAGCTCAAGTGGCCGAACGACGTGCTCATCTCGGGCTACAAGGTCTGCGGCATCCTCTCCGAGCTGCTGCCCGACTCCGGCGCGGTCGTCGTGGGCGCCGGCCTCAACCTCACCCTCGACGAGCACGACCTGCCCACGCTCACCTCGACGTCGCTCCTGCTCGCGACGGGCCGTCAGCCCGATGCCGACGCGGTGCTCGCCGACTACCTCGCCGGGTTCCTCGACCTCATGCGGCGGTTCGTCGAGGCCGATGCCGACGCCGTCGCGAGTGGAATCGCCGACCGCGTCAGCGCCGTCTGCGGCACCCTCGGCTCGGAGGTCCGGGTCGAATTGCCCGGCGATCGCGAGCTGCTCGGGCTCGCCGAGCGACTCGATCGCGACGGCCGGCTCGTCGTCCGCGACCGTGAGAACGGCGAGCCCCAGTCTGTCGCCGCCGGAGACGTCACGCACCTGAGGTATTAA
- a CDS encoding PH domain-containing protein yields the protein MRPAATPDTAAPLAMPAERVVARLRRHARILIIPAALLIVVAGAMTYALAVVPEFWQQLVVVGVAGVLVLFGSFLPFLSWLTRRTTITSRRVIVRSGVFVRVRQELLHSRAYDVTVRRSWAQSAFGSGDVRIDTGHDRPVVLRDLPKPQLVEAALRQLVDEAHSGPERRRVDHPTVDGDTVVWGRR from the coding sequence ATGAGGCCCGCCGCGACACCCGACACGGCGGCACCGCTCGCGATGCCGGCCGAGCGCGTCGTCGCACGCCTGCGCCGTCACGCCCGCATACTGATCATTCCCGCGGCGCTGCTCATCGTCGTCGCCGGCGCGATGACCTATGCGCTCGCGGTGGTGCCCGAGTTCTGGCAGCAGCTCGTCGTCGTCGGCGTCGCGGGGGTTCTCGTGCTGTTCGGCAGCTTCCTGCCGTTCCTCAGCTGGCTGACACGGCGCACGACGATCACGAGCCGAAGGGTCATCGTCCGGAGCGGCGTCTTCGTCCGGGTGCGCCAGGAACTGCTGCACAGCCGCGCCTACGACGTCACCGTACGGCGCAGCTGGGCGCAGAGCGCCTTCGGCTCCGGTGACGTGCGCATCGACACCGGCCACGATCGACCGGTCGTGCTGCGAGACCTGCCGAAGCCCCAGCTCGTGGAAGCGGCACTGCGCCAGCTCGTCGACGAGGCGCATTCCGGCCCCGAGCGACGGCGGGTCGACCACCCGACCGTCGACGGGGACACCGTCGTGTGGGGCCGCCGCTGA
- a CDS encoding DarT ssDNA thymidine ADP-ribosyltransferase family protein produces MIPAGAPQIDIKAMRIYHVTHIDNLAPILDTGALLADAAGATPVVDVAAPGAREFRRTAPIAGADAVVADYVPFLLTTDAHVWNAVRTATPDPRLAEGAERRQPAEFVILVSSVASALGEAAEVPATIVVSNSDVTLGASAVASEWPEAQRVLQRLHLDDDGAGLDAAELLVRECLPLDRVALIAVANDPMRDRVRADLAAAGMRIRVAVYPPWFQPTADALV; encoded by the coding sequence ATGATTCCCGCGGGCGCTCCCCAGATCGACATCAAGGCGATGCGCATCTACCACGTGACGCACATCGACAACCTCGCGCCCATCCTCGACACGGGCGCCCTCCTCGCCGATGCCGCCGGTGCAACGCCCGTCGTCGACGTCGCCGCCCCCGGCGCACGCGAGTTCCGTCGCACCGCTCCCATCGCGGGTGCCGACGCCGTCGTCGCCGACTACGTCCCCTTCCTCCTCACGACCGACGCCCACGTGTGGAACGCCGTTCGAACCGCCACGCCCGATCCCCGGCTCGCCGAGGGTGCCGAGCGCCGCCAGCCGGCCGAGTTCGTGATCCTCGTGAGCTCCGTCGCGAGCGCGCTCGGCGAGGCCGCCGAGGTGCCCGCGACGATCGTCGTCAGCAACTCGGATGTCACGCTCGGCGCCTCGGCCGTGGCATCCGAGTGGCCCGAAGCCCAGCGCGTGCTGCAGCGCCTGCACCTCGACGACGACGGGGCGGGCCTCGATGCGGCCGAACTGCTCGTGCGCGAGTGCCTGCCCCTCGATCGCGTCGCGCTCATCGCCGTCGCGAACGACCCCATGCGCGACCGCGTGCGTGCCGACCTCGCCGCGGCGGGCATGCGCATCCGCGTGGCGGTGTACCCGCCCTGGTTCCAGCCGACGGCCGACGCCCTCGTGTGA
- a CDS encoding GtrA family protein: MPTRPASASASALHRLWSGLLAYAVKFGVVGLIGLVIDVTLFNLLRLGVFGEGHWAQSAIGAKTISTSVAIIFNWLGNRYWTFRKHRRRNYVREFLEYLIVSLGGMAIALGCLWVSHYWLGYTSLVADNIATNVVGLALGTAFRFFLYRYWVFGHHRADGLSNLTRVEEAQRTLFEEPDEPVGRTAPGDRP; encoded by the coding sequence GTGCCCACCCGCCCCGCGAGCGCCTCCGCGAGCGCGTTGCATCGCCTCTGGAGCGGCCTGCTCGCGTACGCGGTGAAGTTCGGCGTCGTCGGCCTCATCGGCCTCGTCATCGACGTCACGCTGTTCAACCTGCTGCGGCTCGGGGTCTTCGGCGAGGGGCACTGGGCGCAATCGGCGATCGGCGCCAAGACGATCTCCACGAGCGTCGCGATCATCTTCAACTGGCTGGGAAACCGGTACTGGACCTTCCGCAAGCATCGCCGACGCAATTACGTGCGCGAGTTCCTCGAGTACCTCATCGTCTCGCTCGGCGGCATGGCGATCGCGCTCGGATGCCTCTGGGTGAGCCACTACTGGCTCGGGTACACGAGCCTCGTGGCCGACAACATCGCGACGAATGTCGTCGGCCTGGCACTCGGCACCGCGTTCCGGTTCTTCCTGTACCGCTACTGGGTGTTCGGCCACCACCGCGCCGACGGGCTCTCGAATCTCACGAGGGTCGAGGAGGCGCAGCGCACCCTGTTCGAAGAGCCCGACGAGCCCGTCGGCCGCACGGCACCGGGCGACCGCCCGTAA
- a CDS encoding 5-(carboxyamino)imidazole ribonucleotide synthase, giving the protein MSRVRVGVIGGGQLARMMIPAAIELGVDLRVLAEAPDMSAALAADRVGDYTDAETVLSFAREVDVVTFDHEHVPQDVLHALVEAGVPVHPGPDALRFAQDKLLMRQRLSELGLPVPDWARVETTDELDSFIAEHGGVAVVKTPRGGYDGKGVRVVRSAAEVAEWFTTIAEDGRPGALLVEELVDFRRELAQLVARRPSGEVAAWPLVETVQVGGVCSEVIAPAPRSAGRLADVAADVAITIAEGVGVTGVLAVELFETSDDRILVNELAMRPHNSGHWSMDGSTTGQFEQHLRAVLDLPLGGTGCHDRWAVMVNVLGGPEEGTLTDRYAEALAGHPTVKIHNYGKAPRPGRKVGHVTAIGSDLDEAVYEARAAAAVFQD; this is encoded by the coding sequence GTGTCACGGGTGCGTGTCGGAGTGATCGGCGGCGGGCAGCTGGCCAGGATGATGATTCCCGCGGCGATCGAACTCGGAGTCGACCTCCGGGTGCTGGCCGAGGCTCCCGACATGTCGGCAGCCCTCGCGGCCGATCGCGTCGGCGACTACACCGATGCCGAGACGGTGCTCTCGTTCGCCCGTGAGGTCGACGTCGTCACCTTCGACCACGAGCACGTGCCGCAAGACGTGCTGCACGCCCTCGTCGAGGCCGGCGTGCCGGTGCATCCGGGTCCTGACGCCCTCCGCTTCGCGCAGGACAAGCTGCTCATGCGTCAGCGCCTCTCCGAACTCGGGCTCCCCGTGCCCGACTGGGCGCGCGTCGAGACGACCGACGAGCTCGATTCCTTCATCGCCGAGCACGGCGGCGTTGCGGTCGTCAAGACGCCGCGCGGCGGCTACGACGGCAAGGGCGTCCGCGTCGTGCGTTCCGCGGCAGAGGTCGCCGAATGGTTCACGACGATCGCCGAAGACGGCCGCCCGGGGGCGCTCCTCGTCGAGGAGCTCGTCGACTTCCGCCGTGAGCTCGCCCAACTGGTGGCCCGCCGTCCCTCCGGCGAGGTCGCGGCCTGGCCCCTCGTCGAGACCGTGCAAGTCGGCGGCGTCTGCAGCGAGGTCATCGCACCGGCTCCGAGGTCGGCGGGCAGGCTCGCGGATGTCGCGGCCGACGTCGCCATCACGATCGCCGAGGGCGTGGGCGTCACGGGCGTGCTCGCCGTCGAGCTCTTCGAGACCAGCGACGACCGGATCCTCGTGAACGAGCTCGCGATGCGCCCGCACAACAGCGGACACTGGTCGATGGACGGCTCCACGACGGGCCAGTTCGAGCAGCACCTCCGTGCCGTGCTCGATCTCCCGCTCGGCGGCACCGGATGCCACGACCGGTGGGCCGTCATGGTGAACGTGCTGGGCGGACCCGAGGAAGGCACCCTGACCGACCGCTACGCCGAAGCGCTCGCGGGACATCCCACGGTGAAGATCCACAACTACGGCAAGGCCCCGCGGCCCGGCCGCAAGGTCGGGCACGTCACGGCGATCGGCTCCGACCTCGACGAGGCGGTCTACGAGGCGCGCGCTGCTGCGGCGGTCTTCCAGGACTGA
- the purE gene encoding 5-(carboxyamino)imidazole ribonucleotide mutase, protein MGSDSDWNVMREASDLLDEFGVTHEVEVVSAHRTPEKMIAYGREAAARGLKVIIAGAGGAAHLPGMLASVTTLPVVGVPVPLSRLDGLDSLLSIVQMPAGVPVATVSIGGAKNAGLLAVKILATSDAALSTALSDYSTALAALVEEKNERLKSNR, encoded by the coding sequence ATGGGATCCGACTCCGACTGGAACGTGATGCGTGAGGCATCCGACCTGCTCGATGAGTTCGGCGTCACGCACGAGGTCGAGGTCGTTTCCGCGCATCGCACGCCCGAGAAGATGATCGCCTACGGCAGGGAGGCTGCCGCGCGCGGCCTCAAGGTCATCATCGCCGGCGCCGGGGGAGCGGCGCACCTGCCCGGCATGCTCGCTTCGGTCACGACCCTGCCCGTCGTGGGCGTCCCAGTGCCGCTCTCGCGACTCGACGGACTCGACTCGCTCCTCTCGATCGTGCAGATGCCGGCGGGAGTGCCGGTGGCGACGGTCTCGATCGGCGGCGCGAAGAATGCCGGCCTCCTCGCCGTGAAGATCCTCGCGACCTCGGATGCCGCCCTGTCGACCGCGCTCTCCGACTACTCCACCGCCCTCGCCGCCCTGGTCGAGGAGAAGAACGAACGGCTCAAGTCGAACCGATGA
- a CDS encoding LCP family protein, translating into MTLAASPIRYPDVASRTVMTRRAWWLVALNFLIPGSPQALAGNRRLGRFGLGATLALWTLALVALALWLFWRPVILTVFSMSWTLWVVAALLVFYAVLLVVLTFDTLRLVRIVKTAPSARGWIAGLTTLVMIGLSGSAAYGAYVATTASGFLSDVFIAGPSVPPIDGRYNFLLLGGDAGPDRDGLRPDSITVVSVDATTGQAVTIGLPRNMEDVPFNEDSPLAAVYPEGYGSIDGCEVDVCMLNSIYTEVELMSPEMYPDAESQGSEPGIEAMRDAAEAITGLPIQYYALIDMAGFQQLIDALGGVTVVVPEDVPIHADETFTTVAEWIPAGEQHLDGYHALWYARSRHGTSDYDRMARQRQIQEAVLAQFNPGNVLSKFQEIAAAGSQVVKTDIPQSMLGYFVDLAGKTKALPITDVPLVPDNDVDPEDPDYDYIRQLVQQAVFPPTEEPAEG; encoded by the coding sequence ATGACGCTCGCCGCAAGCCCGATCCGCTACCCGGACGTCGCCTCGCGTACGGTCATGACCCGCCGCGCGTGGTGGCTCGTCGCGCTCAACTTCCTGATCCCCGGTTCCCCGCAGGCGCTGGCCGGAAACCGCCGCCTCGGGCGCTTCGGCCTCGGCGCGACACTCGCGCTCTGGACACTTGCGCTCGTGGCCCTCGCCCTGTGGCTGTTCTGGCGCCCGGTGATCCTCACGGTGTTCTCGATGTCGTGGACCCTCTGGGTCGTTGCCGCCCTGCTCGTCTTCTACGCGGTGCTCCTCGTGGTGCTGACCTTCGACACGCTCCGGCTGGTGCGCATCGTGAAGACCGCGCCCTCGGCCCGCGGCTGGATCGCCGGTCTCACCACCCTCGTGATGATCGGGCTGTCGGGCTCAGCCGCATATGGGGCGTATGTGGCCACGACCGCGAGCGGCTTCCTCTCCGACGTGTTCATCGCCGGGCCGAGTGTCCCGCCCATCGACGGCCGGTACAACTTCCTCCTCCTCGGCGGCGATGCGGGCCCCGACCGTGACGGCCTCCGCCCCGACAGCATCACGGTGGTCTCCGTCGATGCGACGACCGGCCAGGCCGTCACGATCGGGCTCCCTCGCAACATGGAGGACGTGCCATTCAACGAGGACTCGCCGCTGGCCGCCGTGTACCCCGAGGGCTACGGCTCGATCGACGGCTGCGAGGTCGACGTGTGCATGCTGAACTCGATCTACACCGAGGTCGAGCTCATGAGCCCCGAGATGTATCCCGACGCCGAGTCGCAGGGCAGCGAACCCGGCATCGAGGCCATGCGGGATGCCGCGGAGGCGATCACCGGCCTGCCGATCCAGTACTACGCGCTCATCGACATGGCGGGGTTCCAGCAGCTCATCGACGCCCTCGGCGGTGTCACCGTCGTCGTGCCCGAAGACGTGCCGATCCACGCCGACGAGACCTTCACCACGGTCGCCGAGTGGATCCCGGCCGGCGAGCAGCACCTCGACGGGTACCACGCTCTCTGGTACGCACGCTCCCGTCACGGCACGAGCGACTACGACCGAATGGCACGACAGCGGCAGATCCAGGAGGCGGTGCTCGCCCAGTTCAATCCGGGCAACGTGCTCTCGAAGTTCCAGGAGATCGCCGCGGCGGGCTCGCAGGTTGTCAAGACCGACATTCCGCAGTCGATGCTCGGCTACTTCGTCGATCTCGCCGGGAAGACGAAGGCGCTGCCGATCACCGACGTGCCGCTCGTGCCCGACAACGACGTCGACCCCGAAGATCCCGATTACGACTACATCAGGCAGCTCGTGCAGCAGGCGGTGTTCCCGCCGACCGAGGAGCCCGCCGAGGGGTAG
- a CDS encoding glycosyltransferase family 4 protein: protein MTTTTLRVIVDQIVAPVPGALGRYTLDLARAIVAAAPRGCDVEAVVSSSPPADYDRIVREIPGLSGLYKTTLARRELAAAWQLGLTTSPGSGMIHATSLFAPLRKHDRQADGNQVVVTVHDVLAWTHPDALSAASVAWQKAMLKRARRHADAVVVPTHALAERLGEVIELGDRIRVIGTAPRSGLVVGADAPLRAASLGLPPQYVVVPGTLEPRKGLVDVFAAFARPGVPDVPIVVIGPESWGDQHVVAVAEEYGLDPARALRFDELDPADLAVVIAGAMAFIAPSHDEGSGTPLIEAFSLATPVIHSDAPAFLEVSAGAGLAVPVGGGEGYADRLAAAITSVVTDPSLANRLSVAGGDRSRAFTWRDAGERVWQLHADL from the coding sequence GTGACGACCACCACCCTACGCGTCATCGTCGACCAGATCGTCGCGCCGGTGCCCGGAGCACTCGGCAGGTACACCCTCGACCTCGCGCGGGCGATCGTCGCAGCGGCTCCCCGCGGTTGCGACGTCGAGGCCGTCGTCTCGTCCTCGCCGCCCGCCGACTATGATCGCATCGTCAGGGAGATCCCCGGCCTCTCGGGGCTCTACAAGACGACGCTCGCGCGGCGCGAACTCGCGGCCGCTTGGCAACTGGGCCTCACCACGTCCCCAGGCTCCGGCATGATCCACGCCACCAGCCTCTTCGCGCCGCTTCGCAAGCACGATCGGCAGGCTGACGGCAACCAGGTCGTCGTCACCGTGCACGACGTGCTCGCGTGGACGCACCCCGACGCGCTGAGTGCGGCATCCGTCGCCTGGCAGAAGGCGATGCTGAAGCGTGCCCGGCGCCACGCCGACGCTGTCGTGGTGCCGACGCACGCGCTCGCAGAGCGACTCGGGGAGGTCATCGAGCTCGGCGACCGCATCCGCGTCATCGGCACCGCCCCTCGTTCAGGTCTCGTGGTGGGGGCCGACGCCCCGCTGCGGGCTGCGAGCCTCGGTCTTCCGCCCCAGTACGTCGTGGTGCCGGGCACGCTCGAGCCGCGAAAGGGGCTCGTCGACGTGTTCGCCGCATTCGCCCGACCAGGCGTGCCCGACGTGCCGATCGTCGTCATCGGCCCCGAGAGCTGGGGCGACCAGCACGTGGTGGCCGTTGCGGAGGAATACGGCCTCGATCCGGCTCGCGCTCTTCGGTTCGACGAACTCGATCCCGCCGACCTCGCGGTCGTGATCGCAGGCGCCATGGCGTTCATCGCGCCGAGTCACGACGAGGGGTCGGGCACGCCGTTGATCGAGGCATTCAGCCTCGCAACCCCGGTCATCCACTCGGATGCCCCGGCGTTCCTCGAGGTCTCGGCGGGCGCCGGGCTCGCCGTGCCGGTCGGCGGCGGCGAGGGGTACGCCGATCGCCTTGCCGCGGCCATCACCTCCGTGGTGACCGACCCATCGCTCGCGAACCGACTCTCCGTCGCGGGCGGCGATCGCAGCCGCGCCTTCACGTGGCGGGATGCCGGCGAGCGCGTGTGGCAGCTGCACGCCGACCTCTGA
- a CDS encoding glycosyltransferase family 2 protein, translating into MPQPRVARDRARADRAPAEAKPKPKPKVIAVVPTYHPDVAVEAHMKALARQVDEVIVVDDGTGPAADDVLERLTADSIRVIRLSSNAGIARALNVGIRAALEAGADYVVNTDQDTELPDGYVDACLATFMLANPVTHLGIVCTDRVNGQPSIPTWYSPEGLGLVPEAIQSGFVLSRECLERTGPFDERLVIDCVDTEYCLRVRDRGFRIAVAKDTDIKHSLGEMVPFRPFGIPLRHRDGEHEYQYHSPFRQYYITRNNIDLVFRNVRRRRRWALAVIKRQIGPTFDAIVSGPKRTKHTVAIFVGTLHGFLRVRGPIPAGLRRFLTR; encoded by the coding sequence ATGCCCCAGCCGAGAGTCGCCCGAGATCGTGCGCGCGCTGACCGGGCTCCGGCCGAAGCGAAGCCGAAGCCGAAGCCGAAGGTTATCGCCGTCGTACCGACCTACCACCCGGACGTCGCGGTGGAAGCCCACATGAAGGCGCTCGCCCGACAGGTCGACGAGGTCATCGTCGTCGACGACGGAACCGGCCCCGCCGCCGACGACGTGCTCGAGCGCCTGACGGCGGATTCGATTCGCGTCATTCGTCTGTCCTCGAACGCGGGCATCGCACGCGCGTTGAACGTCGGTATCCGCGCTGCCCTCGAAGCCGGTGCCGACTATGTCGTCAACACCGATCAGGACACCGAGCTCCCCGATGGCTACGTCGACGCATGTCTTGCGACGTTCATGCTCGCGAACCCGGTGACCCACCTCGGCATCGTCTGCACCGACCGTGTCAATGGCCAGCCGTCGATTCCGACGTGGTATTCGCCCGAGGGCCTCGGCCTCGTGCCCGAAGCGATCCAGTCCGGTTTCGTGCTGTCACGAGAGTGCCTCGAGCGCACCGGGCCCTTCGATGAGCGACTCGTGATCGACTGCGTCGACACCGAATACTGTCTCCGGGTGCGTGACCGTGGGTTTCGCATCGCGGTCGCCAAGGACACCGACATCAAGCATTCGCTCGGCGAGATGGTGCCGTTCAGACCGTTCGGCATCCCGCTGCGTCACCGCGACGGCGAGCACGAGTACCAGTACCACTCGCCGTTCCGCCAGTACTACATCACGAGGAACAACATCGACCTCGTGTTCCGCAACGTACGGCGACGGCGACGCTGGGCGCTCGCGGTCATCAAGCGTCAGATCGGTCCGACCTTCGATGCGATCGTGAGCGGACCGAAGCGCACGAAGCACACCGTGGCGATCTTCGTCGGCACCCTGCACGGATTCTTGCGAGTGCGCGGACCGATTCCGGCGGGCCTCAGGCGGTTCCTCACCCGCTAA